A genomic segment from Agelaius phoeniceus isolate bAgePho1 chromosome 2, bAgePho1.hap1, whole genome shotgun sequence encodes:
- the GRPR gene encoding gastrin-releasing peptide receptor has protein sequence MNLGLSKKKAVFREEQSRTMASGECLLLDLETDNFIFYNISVNQSANFSLLGEDWFYPAFLYAIPTIYGIIILIGLIGNITLIKIFCTVKSMRNVPNLFISSLALGDLLLLVTCVPVDASRYLADEWLFGRTGCKLIPFIQLTSVGVSVFTLTALSADRYKAIVRPMDIQASHALMKICVRAAIIWIVSMLLAIPEAVFSDLHPFHDKGTNKTFISCAPYPHSDGLHPKIHSMASFLIFYIIPLSVISVYYYFIAKNLIRSAYNIPVEGNVHVRKQIESRKRLARTVLVFVCLFAFCWLPTHIIYLYRSYHYSEVDTSVLHFIASICARILAFTNSCVNPFALYLLSKSFRKQFNNQLLCCRARLLIRSHSMARSTTRMTSLKSTNHSLATFSLINGNHICHEGCV, from the exons atgAATTTGGGACTTTCAAAGAAGAAAGCTGTTTTCCGAGAAGAGCAAAGTAGGACGATGGCATCTGGAGAGTGCCTTCTGCTAGACCTAGAAACTGATAACTTCATTTTCTATAACATCTCTGTGAACCAGAGTGCAAACTTCTCCCTCCTGGGGGAAGACTGGTTTTACCCAGCGTTCCTCTACGCCATCCCCACTATCTATGGGATCATCATTCTGATAGGCCTTATTGGCAATATCACTTTGATTAAGATCTTCTGTACTGTGAAATCCATGAGAAATGTCCCTAATTTGTTCATTTCCAGTTTGGCTCTGGGAGACCTGCTGCTTTTAGTGACTTGTGTTCCTGTGGATGCCAGCAGGTACCTTGCTGACGAGTGGCTGTTTGGCAGAACTGGATGCAAACTTATCCCCTTCATACAGCTCACCTCTGTAGGGGTGTCAGTCTTTACTCTCACTGCTCTCTCAGCTGACAG gTATAAAGCTATAGTAAGGCCAATGGATATCCAAGCATCGCATGCACTGATGAAGATTTGTGTGAGAGCTGCTATAATCTGGATTGTATCCATGTTGCTTGCCATCCCTGAAGCAGTATTTTCAGATCTGCATCCTTTCCATGACAAAGGGACTAATAAAACCTTTATCAGCTGCGCTCCTTACCCTCATTCAGATGGGCTGCATCCCAAAATTCACTCAATGGCATCATTTctcatattttatattattcCCCTATCTGTAATTTCagtatattattattttattgctaAGAATTTGATCCGGAGTGCTTACAACATCCCtgtggaaggaaatgtgcaTGTGAGGAAACAG ATTGAGTCCCGTAAGCGCCTGGCCAGGACCGTGCTGGTCTTCGTGTGCCTCTTCGCCTTCTGCTGGCTGCCCACCCACATCATCTACTTGTACCGCTCCTACCACTACTCCGAGGTGGACACCTCAGTGCTGCATTTCATTGCCAGCATCTGTGCTCGGATCCTGGCCTTCACTAACTCTTGTGTCAACCCCTTTGCTCTCTACTTGCTGAGCAAGAGCTTTCGGAAGCAGTTCAACaaccagctgctgtgctgcagggctcgCCTCCTCATCCGCTCCCACAGCATGGCCAGGAGCACCACACGAATGACCTCCCTCAAGAGCACCAACCACTCCCTGGCCACCTTCAGCCTGATCAATGGCAACCACATCTGCCACGAAGGCTGTGTCTAA